The following are encoded together in the Salvia hispanica cultivar TCC Black 2014 chromosome 6, UniMelb_Shisp_WGS_1.0, whole genome shotgun sequence genome:
- the LOC125191602 gene encoding F-box protein At2g02240-like yields the protein MSKHYDNWERLVVAVLRRQQDREIALCPSTDSSAFSSRSSSFSREFYDHLHDAIIKNQNIPFSLSTYTSYLEDERNGKKSYMVGAKDLIITFGNNSVKWQWRFDDNYSREVAEMCSPGRFDVRAKIAAGTLNPRTVYGAYLVYKLRETAEGVETAKGSMRFVDDEGVGARARARVVQLHPGEGEGWMEVDVGSFYVGERDEGEVETRLVGTLRRWKCGLIVQGFAFRPSSTFTDAPLLSNKFKSTSVWG from the exons ATGAGTAAGCACTACGACAATTGGGAGAGGCTGGTGGTGGCCGTGCTACGGCGACAGCAAGACCGTGAGATAGCCCTGTGCCCTTCAACGGATTCCAGCGCCTTCAGCTCTCGATCTTCCAGTTTTAGTCGTGAATTTTATGATCACCTACACGATGCGATCATTAAGAACCAAAATATTCCATTTTCCCTGTCAACTTATACG AGTTACCTGGAAGATGAAAGGAATGGGAAGAAAAGTTATATGGTGGGAGCAAAAGATCTGATCATTACTTTTGGAAACAACTCAGTCAAGTGGCAATGGAGATTTGATGATAATTATTCTAG GGAGGTGGCGGAAATGTGTTCACCGGGGAGGTTTGATGTCCGAGCAAAGATCGCAGCAGGAACGCTGAATCCGCGGACAGTCTACGGAGCGTATTTGGTGTACAAATTGAGGGAGACGGCGGAGGGGGTGGAGACGGCCAAGGGGAGTATGAGGTTCGTGGATGATGAGGGTGTGGGAGCACGAGCACGAGCACGAGTGGTGCAGCTGCATCCTGGCGAGGGTGAGGGATGGATGGAGGTGGATGTGGGAAGCTTCTACgtgggagagagagatgaaggAGAAGTGGAAACGCGGTTGGTGGGAACACTACGGAGATGGAAATGTGGGCTTATTGTTCAAGGCTTTGCTTTCCGCCCTTCTTCTACCTTTACAGACGCGCCTCTTCTCTCCAATAAATTTAAGTCTACATCTGTGTGGgggtaa
- the LOC125194560 gene encoding uncharacterized protein LOC125194560, whose product MSSGDEFQQLVDREFDELVQEVQREAEEEEAAAFVRPFYHRRTIWRDHVGAHHRLVEDYFGDNPRYPAEIFRRRFRMSQRQLAYAGPADMFDEYLRLGETTALTALRRFCNCIQTIFGPEYLRKPNADECQRLIDMHGRVHNFPGMMSSIDCMHWEWRNCPVAWKGQFTSGFKGRHPTMILEAVADYRLRIWHAYFGVAGSNNDINVLDSSYLFNDECRGEGPTVRFMANGTQYNMAYYLADGIYPRWPVFVKTIRQPVGPKQSYFAAKQESARKDVERAFGVLQSRWGILRCPVRQWHENDVASIMYACIILHNMIIEDEGYSAENWAPEEGASTSHGVATAPLQMGVPRSDAYLIQRFADMRRETSHTTLQADMVEEVWNRRGGGRRA is encoded by the exons atgagttcCGGCGATGAGTTCCAACAATTGGTGGATAGGGAGTTCGATGAACTCGTTCAAGAGGTGCAACGGGAAGcagaagaggaggaggcggcggcgttCGTTCGCCCGTTCTATCATCGGCGGACCATCTGGCGTGACCATGTCGGGGCACACCATCGGTTGGTAGAAGACTACTTTGGCGATAACCCCCGTTACCCAGCAGAGATTTTCCGTCGCCGCTTCAGAATGTCGCAACG GCAGCTTGCCTATGCCGGACCCgctgatatgttcgacgaatacctacGGTTGGGTGAAACAACTGCTCTGACGGCGCTGAGGCGGTTTTGTAATTGTATCCAGACCATCTTCGGTCCGGAGTATCTACGGAAGCCAAATGCTGATGAGTGCCAGAGATTGATAGATATGCACGGGCGAGTGCATAATTTTCCGGGGATGATGAGCAGCATCGATTGCATGCACTGGGAGTGGAGGAACTGCCCAGTGGCTTGGAAGGGGCAGTTCACATCTGGATTCAAAGGAAGACACCCAACAATGATACTAGAAGCTGTTGCTGACTACCGACTGCGAATCTGGCATGCCTATTTTGGTGTCGcagggtcgaacaacgacatcaacgtacTAGATTCGTCCTATCTCTTCAATGATGAGTGTCGGGGTGAGGGTCCGACGGTCAGATTCATGGCCAATGGGACGCAGTACAACATGGCATACTACTTAGccgatgggatataccctcgttGGCCCGTGTTTGTCAAGACGATCCGGCAGCCGGTTGGGCCGAAACAATCCTATTTTGCGGCCAAACAAGAGAGTGCTAGGAAGGACGTTGAGCGTGCTTTTGGTGTCCTCCAATCGCGATGGGGCATTCTTCGGTGCCCGGTTCGACAATGGCACGAAAATGATGTCGCCTccatcatgtatgcatgtatcatattgcacaatatgataatagagGACGAAGGATATTCTGCAGAGAACTGGGCACCGGAAGAGGGTGCAAGTACGAGTCACGGTGTTGCAACCGCCCCACTGCAGATGGGTGTACCGCGTAGTGATGCATACTTGATCCAACGGTTCGCCGATATGCGGAGGGAAACATCACATACGACACTGCAGGCTGATATGGTAGAAGAGGTTTGGAATCGTAGGGGAGGAGGGCGTAGAGCGTGA
- the LOC125196850 gene encoding vesicle-associated membrane protein 721-like: MGQQELIYSFVARGTTILVEYTEFKGNFTTIASQCLQKLPASSNKFTYNCDGHTFNYHVENGFTYCVVAVESTGRQLPIAFLERVKEDFNKRYGGGKATTAGEHSLNKEFGPKLKEHMQYCVDHPDEVNNLAKVQSQVSEVKGVMIENIEKVLDRGEKIELLVDKTEDLRSQAQDFKAKGTQLKRNMWFENMKIKLIVIGLLILIALLIWVSICHGFKC; this comes from the exons ATGGGTCAGCAAGAATTGATCTACAGTTTCGTCGCCAGAGGCACCACAATTTTGGTCGAGTACACTGAATTCAAAGGGAATTTCACCACCATTGCTTCCCAGTGTTTGCAGAAGCTTCCCGCTTCCAGTAACAAATTCACTTACAACTGCGATGGCCATACCTTCAATTATCACGTCGAAAATGGATTCA CCTATTGTGTTGTTGCTGTGGAATCTACTGGTAGACAGCTTCCCATTGCGTTTCTGGAGCGTGTTAAGGAAGATTTCAACAAAAGATATGGAGGGGGCAAAGCTACAACTGCAGGCGAACATAGCCTCAACAAGGAGTTTGG CCCCAAACTGAAAGAGCATATGCAGTATTGTGTCGATCACCCTGACGAAGTGAACAACCTCGCTAAGGTCCAGTCTCAAGTTTCTGAAGTAAAAGGTGTTatgattgaaaatattgaaaag GTTCTCGACCGAGGGGAGAAGATTGAATTGCTTGTTGACAAAACTGAGGATCTAAGGTCACAG GCCCAGGATTTTAAAGCAAAAGGAACACAGCTGAAGAGGAATATGTGGTTTGAGAATATGAAGATCAAGCTGATTGTGATTGGCCTCTTGATACTTATAGCTCTCCTCATCTGGGTTTCTATCTGCCATGGTTTCAAATGTTGA
- the LOC125196140 gene encoding glutathione reductase, cytosolic-like, which translates to MARKMLIDGELDKTSEVETHYDFDLFVIGAGSGGVRASRFSAQNGAKVGICELPFHPISSEVIGGVGGTCVIRGCVPKKILVYGASFGPELEDARNYGWDVNERVDFNWKKLLQKKTEEIHRLNGIYKRLLSGAGVKLFEGEGRVIGPNEVEVIQLDGTKISYSAKHILIATGSRAQRPPIPGQELGITSDEALSLEELPKHAVILGGGYIAVEFASIWRGMGAKVDLFYRKELPLRGFDDEMREVVAKNLEGRGINLHPGTSLSELTKTEGGIKVRTDHGEEIVADVVLFATGRAPNSKRLNLEAVGVELDKAGAIKVNQYSQTNVPSIWAIGDVTNRMNLTPVALMEGTYFANTVFGGKPMAPDYSNIACAVFCIPPLSVVGLSEQEAVEKANGDILIFTSTFNPMKNTISGRQEKTMMKLIVDAETDKVLGASMCGPDAAEIMQGIAIALKCGATKAQFDSTVGIHPSAAEEFVTMRSVTRRVSGGKPRTNL; encoded by the exons ATGGCAAGAAAGATGCTTATTGATGGAGAGTTGGACAAAACCAGTGAGGTGGAGACTCACTATGACTTCGATTTGTTTGTCATCGGGGCAGGCAGTGGTGGAGTCCGTGCATCGCGGTTTTCAGCCCAGAATGGAGCTAAG GTTGGTATCTGTGAGCTTCCATTTCATCCTATCAGCTCTGAAGTTATTGGAGGAGTTGGCGGAAC gTGTGTGATTCGTGGTTGTGTTCCTAAAAAGATTTTGGTATATGGCGCTTCGTTTGGGCCTGAACTGGAG GATGCGAGGAACTATGGGTGGGATGTGAATGAGAGAGTTGATTTCAATTGGAAGAAACTTTTACAAAAGAAG ACTGAAGAAATACATAGACTAAATGGTATCTACAAGCGGTTACTTTCCGGTGCTGGAGTTAAGCTATTTGAAGGAGAGGGAAGAGTTATTGGCCCTAATGAGGTTGAAGTTATTCAGTTGGATGGaacaaaaattagttattcGGCAAAACATATTCTGATTGCAACTGGAAGCCGGGCTCAGCGACCACCTATTCCAGGCCAG GAATTAGGCATCACATCAGACGAGGCATTGAGCTTGGAGGAGCTACCTAAGCATGCTGTCATACTTGGTGGAGG ATATATTGCTGTTGAGTTTGCCTCAATATGGCGAGGAATGGGTGCGAAAGTGGATTTGTTCTACAGAAAGGAACTTCCTTTAAG AGGATTTGATGATGAGATGAGAGAAGTAGTTGCAAAAAATCTGGAAGGCAGGGGTATTAACCTTCATCCTGGGACAAGCTTATCAGAG CTAACTAAAACAGAAGGCGGTATAAAAGTTCGCACTGACCATGGTGAAGAAATTGTAGCTGATGTTGTGCTCTTTGCCACTG GTAGGGCTCCTAACTCAAAAAGGTTGAATCTGGAAGCAGTAGGTGTTGAACTTGATAAGGCTGGAGCTATAAAG GTTAATCAATACTCTCAGACCAACGTACCTAGCATATGGGCTATAGGTGATGTTACAAATCGAATGAATCTTACTCCAGTAGCTTTAATGGAAGGCACCTACTTTGCA AACACTGTATTTGGTGGAAAGCCAATGGCACCTGATTACAGCAATATTGCCTGTGCCGTGTTCTG CATACCACCACTCTCTGTAGTTGGTCTCAGCGAGCAAGAGGCCGTAGAGAAAGCAAATGGCGACATTTTGATTTTCACATCTACGTTCAATCCCATGAAGAACACCATTTCCGG ACGTCAAGAGAAAACTATGATGAAGCTTATCGTGGATGCTGAGACAGATAAAGTCCTCGGAGCATCCATGTGTGGGCCAGACGCAGCTGAGATCATGCAG GGCATTGCCATTGCTCTCAAATGTGGAGCTACCAAAGCACAATTTGACAGTACT GTTGGGATTCACCCTTCTGCTGCTGAGGAATTTGTGACAATGAGGTCAGTGACGAGGCGGGTCTCGGGTGGCAAACCTCGGACCAACCTGTGA